Proteins encoded together in one Quercus lobata isolate SW786 chromosome 3, ValleyOak3.0 Primary Assembly, whole genome shotgun sequence window:
- the LOC115980304 gene encoding uncharacterized protein LOC115980304 — protein sequence MSKALDRISQSPFTHKIEGAELPRQFHQPTFAIYNGRIDPVKHVSQFNQKMTIHSRDEALMCKVFPSSLGPMAMRWFDSLKPNSINSFKQLTQAFGSRFITSSRVPRPLDSLLSLSMREGKTLKAYSDRYWEMYNEIKGNYNNVAISTFKRGLSTEHGLRKSLTEKPITSVRQLMDRIDKYKRVEEDQQTGKGKAKVIPKERKDFRSDRFSNNNRPRRDYSEQSGFIRVRVVHAVFWDPLHQILEKVKNESFFKWPNKMAGDPAKCNQNLYC from the coding sequence ATGAGTAAGGCACTAGATCGCATCTCTCAGTCACCCTTCACACACAAGATAGAGGGGGCTGAACTTCCTCGGCAGTTCCACCAACCCACTTTCGCCATATATAATGGTCGGATAGACCCCGTAAAGCACGTAAGTCAGTTCAACCAGAAAATGACCATCCATTCCAGAGACGAagctttgatgtgcaaagtgtttCCATCCAGTTTGGGACCCATGGCAATGAGGTGGTTTGACAGCCTCAAGCCAAACTCCATAAATTCTTTTAAGCAGCTAACCCAGGCTTTCGGTTCTCGCTTCATAACGAGCAGTAGGGTTCCTCGACCTTTGGATTCCCTCCTGTCCTTATCCATGCGAGAAGGAAAGACCCTGAAGGCctactcggataggtactgggagatgtATAACGAGATAAAGGGAAATTATAATAACGTcgccatcagcaccttcaagagAGGCCTGTCGACAGAGCACGGTTTAAGGAAATCCCTGACTGAGAAACCGATAACCAGCGTGCGTCAGCTCATGGATCGAATCgacaagtataaaagggtcGAAGAGGACCAGCAGACTGGTAAGGGTAAAGCAAAGGTTATCCCTAAAGAGAGAAAGGACTTCAGGTCGGATCGATTTAGTAACAACAACCGACCGAGAAGAGATTACTCGGAGCAGTCTGGATTTATTAGGGTGCGGGTAGTCCACGCGGTGTTCTGGGATCCATTACATCAAATCTTAGAGAAAGTCAAGAATGAGTCGTTctttaaatggccaaataagatggcaGGCGACCCCGCGAAATGCAACCAGAACCTATATTGTTAA